AGCAAGTCTAGCAGCAGCCTCTAGTGCTGTTGTGTCATGTGAGAGCTGTGCAGGTTAGTGCTAGTCATCATTTCCTGTCATGTGACTGCTACATTCTGCTCTACTGCTGTTCTTTCAATGAGATTctcaaaaattaaaaaacaaaacaacctctTGTGCAAATGCCACACCATACTAAACTTCCCACTGTCCCGTTTCAGACAGGCGTATTATACAGGAAATCGTATCCAAACTGGAATTCAAACAGATCAAACAGGAAGGCATTTATAAGGAGAATTGAAAGTCCTTTTTAATTGgttgaaactatatatatatatatatatatatatatatatatatatatatatatatatatatatatatatataaactggaaAAAGAGCAATTCTTCAGTGTGGCTGATCTGAAACCCTTCTATTTTGACATGATTGTTAAAATGATTCATAAAAACATGCCGGCGTCCCCCTGTGGCGTAAACCAACTGTATCCATGAACAATAAACTGCAGTCCTGCTGTTTCAGCTGAAGCCTGTCCCAGATTGGCTTGTGATGAGGGAAGGTTCACAGCTGAGTAAACATACCTTGGCTGTGCCGAGTGTAATTGTAGAGCCAGACTCTCCTGCCCACGCTTGTAAGCTACTTGTTGTTTTTACAGCTTCCCTTCGATGATGGATGGCAGTCTTTGGGGCACCTGTCCAGGTACTTGTAGAAAAGCATTAGCAGCTGCAGAGCAGAGCCCCACCCTTGACCCCACCCCCCTTGTAGTTGGGAAGACAGGCTGGGTATTTTAGATGTCACAGTCATCAGTCATTGTGCTCCTCTCGCACAGTGCTGATGAAAGTGTTCAGGGATATGGATGCTGGTCATGTCGGTATATTGGTCTATCATGTTTCCTGGTTTGTGCCAAGCCAGCTTTTTGGCCAGGCATTCTCTGCTGTAAAAGCTGTTTGCTGTTCAGTATGATGCACCCATTTCTATCTGTTCTAGAACCATGAAGGTTGTCCTAAGCCAGGCACAACATCATACTGGAACTGGACTAAAAGCTTTTGTGAATGCAGCAGCTCAAGCTGCTTCTCCTTGTTCCTTATTCAGTCAGACCCGGTTGGGGGAAGGGCTGAAGAACAAGGAGTTCACACAGGTGGTCCTGTTTGACAGATGTGCAACGTGAGCCTATAGGAACGGGACTGGTCCAATCGGGCCCAATGAGTGAAGAGTATCTGACATGGAGCCCGCCGGGTCCGCATTGCTGCCCATCCTTCTCAATGGAAAACGAGGTGATGAAGGGGAAGTAATCCCATTGCTCTCCAATGCCATCACCCCCGGCAGAGCTTTTCTGAACGGCATGGGGTGGGTGGGCGTGACTGTGGAGAATGCTGGAGAAAAGGGAGGTTGTTCAGATTAACCTTGGATTTGCATGCATTTCTAAAGAGGGGCAGCACAGCGGAAAAAAACTGCAGCTCCCCCTGGGCGTTGGCAGTAATTCCTTTTGAGAAGAAACTGGTTGGGACTGAAAGGGAGAATCAGCATATCTGTGGGTCTGGAATGGACACAAAGGGCCTGGTTTCTTCCTGGTTTTTGAGCAGAGTGTCCATGTACAGGGTGCAGATATCCAGCATCACTGATATCAGCTGCTCTCTTGATGGATTCAAGGCAGTTCACAGGTTGCTTGGACTGTCAAGGCACTGAACTGCATTCATCCCTAAATTCCAACTTGTCCAGTTTGGGGGAACTGATCCTCTTTGGTTTATTACGTCATTGACTAACACAAACCAAAAGACAACTGTTTCTTGAAGAATTAGGTCACAGTGTACTGTACCTTGTCTTAGTTACATAGCTTTAACAGCAATTCTAATATGCAATTGCATGGAATTGgtcttgtgtatgtgtgtgtgtgtgtgtgtgtgtgtgtgagggattTGAACTGGCTCTAAAATACATTCCTGCATAGGAGGTAGGTAAATGAAACTTTCTTTGTAACAAATTGCTATGAGGAACAGGCTAAGCAGTCCCACTAGCTCTCCACCTTTTTGAAAGGATAAAGCAGCATGAGATGAAAGGGAGCTGGAAAGAGATGTAGGTTATTCCTTCAACTGCAGGGAATCTTCCTGGCATTGTCACTGCTGTATAAAGCTGTTCAAATCAGGTGCACTGGGGGCTCTAATAACTCGCACTTATTCAGGCAGAATGTGACGGTTTAGAGTTTAACGCGCCGGATAACAAAGTAGCGAGCCCTTTAAATCCACAAGTGTCATTGTCTCCACTCAGTCATCCTTTCAAGCAACACTGGTTGCTAACATTATTGTCaaagacattttttaattaactccAGGTCTAGGAAATGTTAGAACTGGTTGCTGGTTCAAATGGAAATAACCAAAATGACCAAACATAGAAAAATGTCAGTGAcactaaaaaatataaataataataataaaacccaattttgtttttttagaagaaTGCTTTAATCAAAGTAAGTGATCATTACTAAATGAACTGAAagcttgttttcattttattacgtCTCATGCTCCTCATCCCCTCCTAGGTTTCTTGGGATTAAACCACACTGCAAGACCATCCATCTCCCAGTCACCCAGCTCTCTGCTATAACCATTCAGCTTTCGAATCCCTTTGTTCATCCCAAGCCTGTCGGCCATCCAATACTCCTGGTAAAAACAATCATGCAAAGTTAAACTCGGTATAGGATCTGCAGCATGGGAACAGGAACACAGTGTCAGGAACAAAGCCAAGGATCAGGGGTCAGCGAATGAGACAGAAAGGTCACAAATGCACTTGAGCTCCCTGTCCCCATGGGGTCGTCAATTCCAATTGGCGATGCTCTCTAATCACATTATCCAGGCAGAGTCAGTGGTCTGTTCAAGTTGAAAGATGAGAAACGGGTGAAGTGATCCATACGCAATCATCCCCTGCAAAGGAGTCTTGGGCTCTCCAGCTGAGTGCAAGACCTACTTTGCATTCCCCCGTGGAGGAGCAACCTTGAGATTTTCTCCCAGGGCTCCTGTTGCTTCACTTGGGGTGGATCCATCCCAGATTGACTAACATGGAAACTGCCTAGCATAATCATTGCATCATGCCATTCTGCTGCACTGTCCTGACAGTCAGTGACTTGCAGTGTGCGCAATTTAGCTTTCCTATTTTAGCTGACAAGTGAcatcacttcctgggtcattcaGAGCACTGCCGATCCTCGCTGTATACCTGTCCCCTGTCCTTCGGGTTCTCTTTTTCCTAGTACAGCAAACATCGCAGGTCTTTATTTACGAAGGGTGTTTGTTCTGTTTAGGATTGGAACTTGCTGATCCTCGGTCAACGCTGCTTAACTTGTCTATCCTCCTGCTTGCGATTGACAGAGCAGGAAGCTGTCAATCCTTTCCCAACCCAGGTGCAGCAGCCCTTGGATAGTTATCCTCTGAAAGACCTGCCCGACTCTTTGGGCTGGCTGCAGCAAGCTTGAGGCATGTTGACAGGTGGATGGGGGTACGGGTTAGAAGCTTCAGCCTTGCGTCATTTCCTAAAAGTTAGTGACATCAGTTATGGGAAAATGAGAATTAGTCACGGTATGCCAGCATAAATTTTTGCCATGATGGCGGATGTAGGCAGCTCAgaatggacacacacacacacatacacacacacacacacacacacacacacacacacacacacacggttctTTCTCCAGACACTGTCACCTCTGATCTATCCAGACAAATGATATAAACCATCATGGCGTGTACTGCAGAGGGATGTTTCTGCTTTTCTGATTCTCTCTGTGAGAGACATTGTATCGCACACATACTCACAGCTACATCCAAACATCACATGAGATGCCTAAAGCAAATTGCTGTCCGCTTGAATGGTCAGCTACACTTAGAACGAGTCATTGTTGTGCACATGTCCTGCTCTGTGCTCTTATTTCATTGAAGTGTTTCTCGTATTTAAAGATTGTTCTGTACAAGTACTCTGTTGTgcacagataaaaaataaaaaaagataaagaattTATAAGTTGCAGCTTTTCAGTGTGTTACACATGATGGAAGTTGCAGGATTGTCCACCTCCATCTCCCATGTTCAAAGCCGATTGCATATCCTCTTTAAATACATTCAGCAGCGGGTGGCTTTCTGACATTTTATACTTTAACAAACAAGTTGAGCTGTACCTCTACAAATCGACTTGCTTCAgcaggcaaaataaataaatacataaaaaacctGCTTCCAGGTAGCTGCTGTACTAGATGCTATAAATATAGCATTTAACTCCGTTCTAGTgtctttgtaaaaaaatatatttattttatgtggaaAAATAGTTTCTTTGGTTGTGACAATCATTTAAAACGTGGTTTCATACAGTAAGTAGATGAGCGGCAGGTCTCTGGAAGATGGGCATTCTGCTCTGTCTTGTAAGCGGGTCTCTGGAAGATGGGCATTCTGCTCTGTCTTGTAAGTGAGTCTCTGGAAGATGGGCATTCTGCACTGTCTTGTAAGTGAGTCTCTGGAAGATGGGCATTCTGCTCTGTCTTGTAAGCAGGTCTCTGGAAGATTGCATTCTGCTCTGTCTTGCACTGAAGATCAGGGCAGTGGACAGTCCTGTGTGTCTGTAGGCCTTGCACAGGCTTTCGTCTACTCTTTCCAAAAGAGGGGGGTCTCTTCCTGTAGAATAACAGCTAGATGGGACGGAGCGGATAGATAATCATTGTATTTCTATAGATATATTCAGTAACCACCTACTCTTCCTGTTCTTCTCCCCCAGGGTGTGTGGGTACAGTGAGCCGCCACCATGGCCCTGGTGCAGACTCTGCCCGTACCTATTGATCACCAGAACGCCGGCATCGATATCCAGCACCGGGCTGTTCCCAGATCCCCCTCCAGCCGCAGTGCAATGGGTTCGGTCAGCAGCCTGATCTCGGGGCGCACCTATCAGGAGCATCCATGCAGGACCACCGAGTTCCCCTCCAAGAGCCGCAAGCCAGCGTCGGGACCCAACGTCTTCCGCCAGCAAGATGGGCAGCTCAGGAACGGCTGCTGTAAGGACCCCCTGGTCAGCGGTGTGCCAGCCAGGAAGGCAGCCCCTGTTCCCGCGAGCAACAGTAATTATGCTTACCTGAACGAGGAGTTTGTTGGGGACTGGAATGACAATAACATGACTCCCAGCAGCCCTTGTAGCGAGCCTGAGGAACTCCAGGAAGCAAAAGCAGCAAACGGGAATATCGGGGGACCCCCACCAAAACTGATTCCTGTTTCCGGAAGACTGGAAAAGGTGAGGTGGGGTTTAAATTGTTTTGACCATTTCAGGCTCATTCAGTCCCTTGATGGCAAATCTTGCCAATGCTGCTTGCAAATTCCTGCTGTCTGTACTGGGATTTGACCTTTAGATAACCCATTCCAGTGACCTTGGTGAACCGTATACCTGACCCATAGCAAGTATTCTTGGCATGAAGCAGATACTTATGCCTGCTGTATTTattatgtgtgtgtttggatGTATCGCCCTCCCCCAGCCATTTCTCTGATCAAACCTGTACATTCCaatgtttgtttaaactgttacACCAGGACCCTCAGGAACAAGGCTGCCACgttaacattttaaacatataaGCCACCAACTGAACAGTAGTGTTTAAACTATGTAAAGGCCttctcaagcaaaaaaaaaagtaattgaaagAATAAACCCTTACCACTCTTCCAGCAACAACATAGTGAGATGGAAGAAAAACGAATCTGAATTTAATGCGATGTTGAGCACACACCAGTTGGTGCTTTTACTTCAATGCTTCCCCGCTGCCAGTCGTCTGACATTCTGGGAGTGCACAGGGAACTCGGAGTAGCCGTTTGGTAGAAAAGGCCTCGAGCTCTGTGCATGGTGGAGACTGTACAGTGGTTCAACTACAAAAGCAGAGAAACAAAACAGGACTGGGTAATGTAATGGTGAACCGGGATGTCATTGAGTCAGTATGAAATTGCAATGCAGTACAAGAAACACATCTGAGGATAAAATGATTCTGAAGTAAAACTGCTACTTCATGGTTTTATACATGCACTCTGTACAGCAAGCTAATGCGCAAAGCAATGCACACATTTCCACCTGTAATTCATTGCTCTTGATAAGACATCTGTGACATCACCAGCATGCTATCTAGGAAGGACAGGGCTGGGGGTAAGAACTGTAGGATTCTTAATTCCAACTGGAATTCTTCAGTCAGAGAGTATCAGACAGAGAACAGGCTTGCTGAGGGTTTTATGTGAGCAGCTTTGTGCTATTCCTGTTAGCGTGTTTCATTGGTACAGCTCGACTCGGGTGATCACAGTTGCTGTACAGGAGGGGTCCTGCTTCTTATACAAAAGGGAAGTTAGAAATGCAGTGTGTGTGCCTAATGTTTTTACATTTCCAGAACATTGAGAAGATGTTAATCCGACCCACAGCCTTTAAACCTGTGGTGCCCAAGAACCGAAACTCTGTGCAGTACCTGTCTCCACGGCCAGGGGGCAGTGCAGGGAGTGGCAGCAACCTGTCAGAGAGCCAGGGCAGCCTGAACCTGCTCCTCCCGGCAGACAAGCGCTGCTCCTACAGTGGGGGGCGCAACGGCAGCAGCCAGTCCTGTACCATGTCAGACTCTGGCAGGAACTCTCTGTCCAGCCTGCCCACCTGCAGCACCGGGTACAGCCTGTCCCAGACTGAGGCCCCCAGCGCACACCTGGACCCCTCCCGGGCAGCCCTCAGGCATGGCCACTCCAACTCGGACAGCGGGCGCTCCTCGTCCAGCAAGAGCACCGGCTCTCTGAGCGGCCGGGGGCAGCCCCTCTCGGACAGCGGCTCCTGTGGCCGCTCCCCGGGCCctgtggaggtggaggaggggcTGATCCGCGAGCTGGAGGAGAagctgagagagagggagctgGAGCTGCAGCAGCTGAGGGGTAACCTGGACGAGAACGAAGCCGCCATCTGTCAGGTGAGCCTGGAGGGTGTGCTGGGGACTGCTGGCCAAGTAACTGCTGTACAGCTGCCATCAAAATGTAATGGCCAGACTTTAGAGATCCTACCGTAATCCGTAccgtaaactctctctctctgcctgtctgactgcctgcctgtctctctctgcctgcctgcctgcctacctgtgtctctctctctctctgcctgcctgcctgcctgcctgtgtctgtctgtctgtctgtctgtctatctgactctgtctgtctgtctgcaggtgtATGAAGACAAGCAGAAGCGCTGTGAGTTGGAGCTGGAGGACCTGCGTCAGAGCTGCTCctcgaagctgaagcaggcttcCCAGAAGGCTCAGCGTGCCCAGCAGGTCCTGCAGCTGCAGGTCTTCCAGCTCCAGCAGGAGAAGAAGAAGCTGCAGGATGACTTCTCCCAGCTCCTTCAGGAGAGGGAGCTCCTGGAGAAGAAGTGCGCTTCCATGAAGCAGCAGCACACCGAGCTGGGGCCCCGGCTGGAGGAGACCAAGTGGGAGGTGAGCATTGGCATTCATCCCCGTCCAGGGAATACCACGGAACTGTATATTTGTTACAATAAGTAATAGCAGGTTGATTCTTCCTCAGTGAAATGGTTGCTCTGAAGGAACAAGTTAATTTGCCTTGGTTATACAGACATGAGGCTTCTTGCTTGTCTATTGATTCTTAAGCAATTGTGTGTCACAAGAGGTAGAAGCGATATGATTTTGAGGAATTTTTCATCAAGTACTGTAGTTGGTAAACTGATGTCAGAATATTATCCAGCCCTTAGCTGAGTAATGACAGGCAAAAAAGTGGGATTCATTACCCAGTGATGTTTATGAGAGCTGACTGCTAAACAATGTAAAGAATTCCACTGAATGTCAACGcgcaaaaaaaaactaacaaacaccaGAATGACGTGTTCTTAGAAAATTAATTTTCCATGTTGCTGACATTTTGATTCTGAAGATATTCTGTTTGTGTAATGTAGTCATTTCacaaattattttactttatttcaaaataatttcTGCACAGTACTGAGAGAAAAGAATTTGATGCAAGCTTTTTATAACAATtatccttttttaaattaaataataaaaaatatataggaaTAGCTGAATAGGTTTAACAAGTGATCAGTTTACACTTGTATTCTAACTAGGAATATCTGTGCTTGTGCTCCcaatcccctcccctcccctcccccccccctccccttccagGTTTGCCAGAAGTCCGGAGAGATCTCCCTTCTGAAGCAACAGCTAAAGGACCTGCAGACAGACTTGAGCCAGAAGGCCAGTGAGATTGTTTCCTTGAAGGCACAGCTGCGCGAGTCCAGGGCCGAGCTGCAGGCCGCCCAGGCTCACCTCCAGGAGCTGCACTCAGCCACCCGCACACGCACCCTGGAGCTGGAGGTGTGTGAGAACGAACTGCAGCGCCGCATCAGCGAGGCTGAGCTCCTGAGGGACAAGGTGGGCCGGTTGGAGGAGGAGGTTGTCCGTCTTCGGGAAGCGCTGAAAACCCCCAATGGGCAGTGCCTAGGGAGGAGCTTCGGCCTGGCTCTGCCCACAGGCTCGGGCTACAGGGAGGAAGAGCAGTCCCTGGCATGCGAGAGCGATGAAGCCAAAGCCCAGCGTCAGAACGCAGACGCCCTGCAGGGCCTGAAACAGCAAGTGGAGAGGCTGAGGGCAGAGCTGATGTATGAGAGGCGGAAGAGCGAGGACCAGTCGGAGAACTTTGAGTACGAGAGGCGGATCTggcaggaggagaaggagaaggttaTCCGCTACCAGAAGCAGCTGCAGCAGAACTACATACAGATGTACCGCAGGAACCGGGAGCTGGAGGGGGCCATGAGGGAGCTGAGCCTGGAGCTGGAGACCCGAGAGCTGGAGGACCTCGAGGTGCACAGCGCGGAGATCCGATTCGAGGAAATCACCGCCACGGAGATTTAGCACTAGGGCTGAAAGCCACTGGTCCATCTGAGGCCAGTCGAGCTTCAAAGAATCAACATTTCAAAGACTCACGCCAAGCCCAGAGCTATGGCAACACAGCGGGCTGGGAGGATGTCAgacacagttttttatttttgcagcatTCGGTGTGGGAATCTATGCTGCAAAACCCCAGGGAGGACACTACAGTGTATACTATACAAAGCTTACTCAGGCTTGAGAAAAGTGACTCCTTCCCTGAGTACACACAACAGTGCCATTCTGTGCTATAGAGGGTTTAACAGTTATCTGAATAGGCTTCTGTTTCTCCTCTGCAATGGGACGTAAAGCAGCAAACCTATGCATAACGGTATTGAATGACATCATGTGCTTTATAttcaaaaaggaaaaccaatgGGTCTGGATTCGGGACTTATGGCTATTTCAGTGACCAGACTTGTTGTTTAGCACAAAGAAACCTTCGGCAAGACCAGATTTGTGTTTGGACCCAACGGATTGCACTAAAACCGAATCACATATTATGAAGAGGAGTTAGCAGAACTATGCCTGTGGGGTAAAGCCTGGAGGTATTAAGGAGTCATGATTTTAGCCTGCCATTTCTGTAAGGTGATTCATATGTCATATTTCAGGTTGAATGTGACACTGCAGTACACCAAATCTGCTGTTCTTTTTGTGCGCTATTGTTTTTGGATACATTTGTTTTTGGACCTTGATAaacttttattaataaaacagacaCAGCCAAATCCTTCTGATCAGTCCTCCCAGTTAACATGCCAAGCACCATTCGGAAGAAACTGGGTTGGattcatgatgatgatgatgatgatgatgatgatgaagctGCTCACAGTTGGAGACAAGTGTCTATTGAATAAAAGCTTCCCAGAAAGGGTGTGCAGTTTCCATACCTAAAGGGATCAATTCTAATTTTGATTGTTGAAGTTGAACCCACTTTTCAGATGTATATTTTTGTATGATGAACTGCAAAAGCCAaaatacatatatgtttttttaccTAAAACACATAATAAACCCCATTGTAATTGCGCTCGCCACCAAACCATGTATGCTTATattacagtcgcagacaaaagtattggcaatCTATgcttaaagtgtatttgtttttttgatgAAGGTTATTTGCTACATCACTAGAAATTGTGTGTTTTGCTTTTCGTTAGTTTACTCAGTACTTGTCCGTAATCTGTTACCTAGAATTCTACTATGCCGTTACTTTGGTCTGCGACTGTACATGCTGTATATAGTTCTTGCAGTTTGCTGAGGTAGGCTGTGGATGTAATTCACTGCTAAGGATGTAATCGTGTGGCCATTGTTTTACTCCAGCTCTTACAAGAAGGGCTCTTTCTGTCTCTATTCCCTCATTTGTCAAGAGTTTCTATCTGCAGGATGCGGCTCCCATGGGCTAAGTAGAGACTGACTTCACAAGTTAACTGAATTTAAACCCCAGTAGTAGAGTGCTCCCCTATATGCCATTAATCCCCTCCTAAATTAATTGTGTTTAAAAGGAAACTGTCAAGATATTATTCCAGCAAAGCCTCTTAAGAACTTGCTGCCCTGATGAAGCAACATTTGTGGATAAAACTAATCGGGACTGTGCCTGCTTCCACACTTCCAGGACTGTGCTGCCTCCACACTTCCAGGACTGTGCTGCCTCCACACTTCCAGGACTGTGCTGCCTCCACACTTCCGGGACTGTGTCTGCTTCCACACTTCCAGGACTGTGCTGTCTCCATGCTCCCTGTCCCATCACGCATGTTAGTGTAGAGCAGTTCAATGGCACAATCAAACTTAAACATTGAAACTTCCTTTTTTATACCCTTTTGAGATggattaaataattatatttcatGAACTTTTTTAGTTGTAGTTGTAGTGCTGTGttatatataaatgatatatgaccctaaccttaaccctttctAGTGATCTTGTAAGAAATCACACAAAGATCAACTTTTTCGTTTGAAGCAGTATGTTGACTGTGTCCGCATTCAAGAGAAATACACTGGTGGAAGAATACCAACCTTTTTAGTCGTAAAAACCTCTCTTTCTCGTCGCCCATAAGCATGAACTACACGAGAACTTGACGATCATTTTAATTTCTCAATAGGCTCTCCTACAAATTGATCTGGAGGCCATAGAGTGGGACAGTGTCTCAAATGTCACCCGCTGAACCAAAAGCaaacagaataaaacacagaagtgATGAAGAATCAGCTGTGCAGGGTCATCTCGGGGGTGCTGCTGTGTGTAAAGCAGCAAGCTGAGGGCTGTAGCCAGCGTATAGGGGAACCCAAGCAGGATCATTAACACCAGCGTGATGTCGAGTCCTTCAGAGCAGGATCATTAACACCAGCGTGATGTCGAGTCCTTCAGAGCAGGATCATTAACACCAGCGTGATGTCGAGTCCTTCAGAATATCTCGTATAACAACATGATTTCCAGGCTTCCAGATTCCTGTACGTTATATCCACATGCTGTACAGGTATTGCAAAGAAGTCCATAATGTAAATATCTGTAACATTGTAGACTTTAATGTAGACgcactatatatacatatatatcgaTCTATTTTAAAAGTAGCGACTGAATAGATCAAAGCAAAATAACTGGTTTTCattcttgtatgtgtgtgtttgtgtgtattggTTTCcatacttgtttttttgtttatccaCAGTGTATGTAGCCATTCTGTATATTTTTCATGTTGTAAATCTTCTGTACAAAACAATACTGTGTTTCTAATAAAACCCAGTTGAAAAGTATCTAAAGGTGATTGCACTGGTTTTTCAAGACCTGCACAAGTCAAGTTAGAagtttttcatatatttattGCAAGATGAAACTTGTACATTATTTGCAGTCTACTGTAAAACGTCGAAACAGTGTGTCATTGTAAAGCTTTTTAATTTAATACACCAACTTAAGGCACTCATTACAGGTCTAAATATTGCACaatttgtattgcatttacaaaaaaaagaaaggtgaATTACTTATTTTTACAAATTCTGTAATAATGCCTTAcaaattaatatacagtattgcaTACACATAACAAATCTGTAAATACAGGAATGCATCATAAATCTGTGAGTACATTGAAAGAGGACTGGACTACATAGATTAATTGAGAGAGGACTGGACTATATATGAGGTGCAGTGACTGCAGTCCAGTCCTGTCTACAGGTGAGCAGTTCTATGAGGTGCAGTGACTGCAGTCCAGTCCTGTCTACAGGTGAGCAGTTCTATGAGGTGCTGTGACTGGCCAGTCCTGTCTACAGGTGAGCAGTTCTATGAGGTGCTGTGACTGGCCAGTCCTGTCTACAGGTGAGCAGTTCTATGAGGTGCTGTGACTGGCCAGTCCTGTCTACTGTACCTAAACAGCGTGCAAATCAGTTGTCTGCAATTAACCCCTTCAGTGCCACTGTCCTCGTCTCaggacaggctgctttgtaattTGTTTCAGAGCATTTTTATCTccctgttttaattttctttttaactatACTGTTCTGATAACTTGCTCTAAtgttgttaaccgcaaaagttaagtctaaatgtaattatCAAATTACGGTACACAGATACAGCTTCTAAATACAGTTTGTTTCAAAGAATAATTAATTTGGCACTTGAGTTAATCTAAAAGGGGTTTTTCCAATTGGATTGTCAGATGTTACTAGATGCCGGGAGCACCAGGGATGCACAAGCCCTGCAATCTTCACATTGTTTTTTTGGGTACCTTCACCACAAACACCATGGGGTCCCGTGTCTTGTTGCTGAATGCACGCCGGATGATGTTCACTGCCTGCTGGTGAGTCACGTTCTGCAGGCTCGTCCCATCAACAGAGAGGAGCTCATAGCCAGCCTGCCCACAACAGGAAAGAGGGAGCGATGAGAACGCAATGCATGAAGGTATCTATCTAATACACCGGGGTGGGAAATAAGGGTAACTGGAAAGATCAAAGCAACTATCAACACTTGCTCCTCAATAGAATATTGTGAGACTGGTCCCCAGGTAGAGTATCTATAAGCTGATTTCAGTTTCTTCCAGTATGATCTTTATTTAACCCAAAGGGATTGCTGACACAGCCTAGGAGGGGTACTGCAGGGCATGATAGAATGAAGCAGCATGACGGAATCAAACTGTAACCCTAGAC
The sequence above is a segment of the Acipenser ruthenus chromosome 7, fAciRut3.2 maternal haplotype, whole genome shotgun sequence genome. Coding sequences within it:
- the LOC117415464 gene encoding leucine zipper putative tumor suppressor 2 homolog; protein product: MALVQTLPVPIDHQNAGIDIQHRAVPRSPSSRSAMGSVSSLISGRTYQEHPCRTTEFPSKSRKPASGPNVFRQQDGQLRNGCCKDPLVSGVPARKAAPVPASNSNYAYLNEEFVGDWNDNNMTPSSPCSEPEELQEAKAANGNIGGPPPKLIPVSGRLEKNIEKMLIRPTAFKPVVPKNRNSVQYLSPRPGGSAGSGSNLSESQGSLNLLLPADKRCSYSGGRNGSSQSCTMSDSGRNSLSSLPTCSTGYSLSQTEAPSAHLDPSRAALRHGHSNSDSGRSSSSKSTGSLSGRGQPLSDSGSCGRSPGPVEVEEGLIRELEEKLRERELELQQLRGNLDENEAAICQVYEDKQKRCELELEDLRQSCSSKLKQASQKAQRAQQVLQLQVFQLQQEKKKLQDDFSQLLQERELLEKKCASMKQQHTELGPRLEETKWEVCQKSGEISLLKQQLKDLQTDLSQKASEIVSLKAQLRESRAELQAAQAHLQELHSATRTRTLELEVCENELQRRISEAELLRDKVGRLEEEVVRLREALKTPNGQCLGRSFGLALPTGSGYREEEQSLACESDEAKAQRQNADALQGLKQQVERLRAELMYERRKSEDQSENFEYERRIWQEEKEKVIRYQKQLQQNYIQMYRRNRELEGAMRELSLELETRELEDLEVHSAEIRFEEITATEI